The nucleotide window CTCTGGGACCTGACGTACCGGATCGGCACCTCGTGGTGGAGCGCCGTCGTCGCGCTGTGGCGCGCGGTCCACGTCGACCTCTCGCCGGAGGAGCGGGCGACGGTCCGACGGCTCGACGCCGAGAACATCGGCTTCTCGCTCGTCCAACTCGCCTTGGTCCCGTTCCTGCTCACTGAACCCGTGCTGCTCGGCGCGGTCGTCGGCCACGTCGTCGCGGTCGCGATCGTCTGTTCCGCGGCGATCTGGCTCAGCTGACTCGCTGTAGTCGCTGCCGGCGAGCGTCGCCACTGGCGTCGTTCGAGAACGGAGTCAGAAGGCGCGGCGTCGCCGCGGCCGCGTCACTTGCCCTGAAGCTCTTCGAACTTGTCGAGGAGTGCCTCCGTGGAGTCGCCCGAGTCGTAGGTCAGGGAACCGGAGTACTCGGGCCGCTCCGCGTCGAAGTCGGCGTCGACTTCGCTGGTCTTCTTCTCGCGACGCTCGTGTTCGGCCTCGTCATAGGCACCCATTGACATGGTACAACACCACTTGGCTGTTTTCTGTAATATATCTGTCGGTTAATGTGTCATAAAAGCTGATGGTTCGGTCCCGTTCACCGGAATCGATTAACCTCGCGGCGTGATACCAAACGTCTGTGGCACAACCCCTCCGTTTCAGGCGCTCCCCCGGCCGGTGGACCGCGGACCGGGTCCGGTCCCAGATCGGTCATCCCCTCGACGAGAACCTCGGAGCGACCGCCGGCGACCCGTGGTTCGCGCCGCCGCCCGGCTACGAGGCGCGTCGGTTCGACATGGACGACGGGTCGTCCGCGCTGTTCTGCTGGACCGACGACGACGCCGACCCTCCGCCCGGCACCGACGGCGGACCGGCCGGGTACTGGCTCGGAAACACCGAGACGCCGAGCGATCTCTGGCGGACGGAGAAGTACGGGTTCGACGAGGCCCCGTACCCGGTCTCGCGGTGGGCTCAGCGGGAGCTGCTCGCCGCGCTCCACGACGACGAGCCGTGGCTGGCCGACTACCCGCACGTCTCGTGGTACTTCCTCCCCGTGTTCTGCTCGAAGGACGGCGCGGAGACGAGCCGGGCGTTCTTCCGCGACCACGCGGCCGGGTTCCCGGACGCGACCCGCGAGGCCGGGACCGGGTTCGTCGAGGAGACGCTCCGGCCGGGCGTGCTCGACGACTACCGCGAGACGATGGCGGGGAAGCTCGGCACGTCCGCCTCCCCGGACCTCGTTCGGATGAGCGCGGCGATAGCCGAGTTCACCGCCGCCCGGATCCTCGCCGAGGCGGGGTACGGAGTGACCCCCGAGATCGAAGTGACGACGGGCCACTCCCTCGACTTCCGCGCGACGGACCCCGACACGGGGGCCGGCCACCTCGTCGAGGTGACGCGCCCGCAGCCGACGGCGGGGCGCTCGGCGAACGACCCGGTCGCCGCCGTCCGCGACACCGTCGAGACGAAGACCAGCGGACAGCTCGCGGCCCACGCCGGCGGCGTCACCCTGTTCGTCGACTGCTCGTCGTTCCCGGCCGAGGAGTGGGCCGCGGTGCGCGCGGCCGAACCCGCGGTCCGTCACAAGCCCGCGGTCGTGTACCGCGCCGAGCCGGACGGGTCGATCGAGGGGTATCGGAAGGGGTCGGTCCCGCTCGACCTCTCTGGGGTCGTCGATCCGGTATCGTAGACTCGGTTTCGCAGATCCGGTTTCGTAGCCGCGTCGCTCCTCGGTCGGACCTCGAAAGAACAAGTACGGACTCCGTGCGGTTCGGCGCGTCAGAACGAGACCGGCGAGGGCCCGTCCTCCGCGTCGGTGGTCGGGTCGCGGTCCGAGTAGAACCGGCGGCCGACACCGCGGTGACAGACGCCGGCCCGGAGCGTGGTGAACACGTCCTCGGCGTCCTCGAACGTCTGATCCCCGAACCGCTCCAAGACATCGCCGAGCCGCTCGGACCCGTTCGCGAGCTCTACGGTCGCGTTTCCGTGAGCCGCGATGAGCTCCTCAGAGGTGGTCGGGTACTGGTGCCGTTCGAGTCGGTCGTCGACGCCGTTCAAGCGCATCAACAGTTCAAAATCGCCGATGGTTCTTAATGATTGTCCATGTACGACCTTAGTCGGAGGGGATACCTTATACCGCCTTATATCCGACCGCTGCCGCGTCGTCGGTGGACCGCCGCCGCTTAGTGTCGGGCCCCGCTATCCGCGCTCATGCCCGCCGATTCCGCCGATTCCGCCGACTCTGCCGACCCGGTCGTCGCCGACCTCCACGCGCACACGACCGTTTCGGACGGGACGCTCACCCTAGACCAGGTGCCGGCGGCCGCCAGCAACGCCGGCGTCGACTGGGTCGCAGTCACCGACCACGACCGGATCCACCCGGGTCTCGACGCGCCGGTCGTCGAGCGCGACGGCGTCCGGATCGTGCGCGGAATCGAACTCCGCGTCGACGCCGGCTTCGAGCGGCTCGACCTCCTCGGGTACGGCGTGGAACACACCGACGCCCTCGACGCGGAGATCGACCGCCTCCAGCGCGACCGCCGGGAGCGCGGCGCGGCGATCCTCGACGCGGTCGAGGAGCGGCTCGGCGTCGACCTCGGTGTCGAACCCCGGGCCGGACTGGGACGACCGCACATCGCCCGGGCCGTCGACGAGTCCGACGCGCCCTACGACTACGCCGCGGCGTTCGACGAACTGATCGGCGACGACGGGCCCTGTTACGTCGCGCGCGAGGTGACCCCGCTCGACGAGGGACTCGACCTCCTCGCGGACGCGTGCGCGCTCGTCGGGCTGGCGCACCCGTTCCGGTACGAGCGCGTCGACGAGGCGCTCTCGGTCGCCCGCGAGCGGGACGCGGTCGACGCCGTCGAGCGGTTCTACCCGTACGGCCGCGCGGTCGACGACGCGCGGATCGACCGCGTCGCCGCCGAGGCCGACCTGCTCAAGACCGGCGGTACCGACGCGCACGAACGGACGCTCGGCGTCGCGGGGCTGACGGGATCGGCGTTCGCCCCGGTCCGGAAGCGCCTCCCCGAGCCGGTCCCGATCGAGGAGGGCTCCGCCGGAGCGACGACCGACGAACAGGATTAAGCCCGCGCCGAACGGAGTGGTGCGTATGCGGTGTCACTACTGCGACCGGGAGGCCACGTACGAGGCCGAGCAGCGCGGCGTGGTCGTCGGGCTCTGCGAGTCGCACTTCAAACAGCGCGTCGAGGAGCTCGCGGAGTCGGACGAGCTGGCGGAGCTCCGAGACCGAATCGACATCGAGTCCTCCGAGTAGTCGCACTGTTTCGCCCTCCTCCGCGTCGGACCTCCGGCCCCACCGGTGGCACTCGGCCACCGAACGCCCCGCTTCGAGACGAACGCTAAAAGACCGCGCGGGGCCAACGCCCCCACATGGACCTCACGGACCGGCCACGCCGACTCCGGACCGACGGCGTTCGCCCGCTGGTCGCCGAGACCGACCTCTCGGCGTCCGACCTGGTCGCACCCGTCTTCGTCGACGCGACGACCGACGAGCGCGTGCCGATCGAGACGATGCCGGGCCACGAGCGCGTCCCGGTCGAACAGGCGGTCGACCGCGTCGAGGAGATCACCGAGACCGGCGTCGAGACCGTGATCCTCTTCGGCGTCCCCGAGTCGAAAGACCCCGAGGGGAGCCGGGCGTACGCCGACGACGGCGTCGTCCAGCGGGCAATCCGGCGGATCGACGCGGAGACGGACGCGACGGTGATCGGCGACGTCTGCCTCTGTGAGTACACCGATCACGGCCACTGCGGCGTGATCGAGGAGTCCGCCGAGACGGACCCGACGCTCACCGTCAAAAACGACGAGACGCTCGACCTCCTCGCGAAGACCGCCGTCTCGCAGGCCGACGCGGGCGCGGACGTGGTCGCCCCCTCCGCGATGACCGACGGGCAGGTGGGCGCGATCCGCGAGGCGCTCGACGACGCGGGCCACGAGGGCGTCGCGGTCCTGAGCTACGCCGCGAAGTACGAGTCCGCCTTCTACGGCCCGTTCCGTGACGCCGCCGACGGCGCGCCCGCGTTCGGCGACCGCCGCCACTACCAGATGGACCCCGCGAACCGCCGCGAGGCGCTCCGGGAGGCGCGCCTCGACGCCGAGCAGGGTGCCGACGTGTTGATGGTGAAACCCGGGCTACCGTACCTCGACATCGTCGGCGACCTCCGCCGGGAGTTCGACCGGCCGATCGCGGCGTACAACGTCTCCGGCGAGTACGCGATGCTCCACGCCGCCGCCGAGAAGGGGTGGCTCGACTTGGAGGCGACCGCGCTGGAGTCGCTCACGGCGCTCAAGCGCGCGGGCGCGGACCTAATAATCACGTACTTCGCCGAGGACGTGGCCGACCACTTATAATCGGATTATAATCAGATTTTGGAGGCTATTGCTCCCTCTCTGACCGTTCTACGCTGGCGCGCGCCTGCGAGGCCGCCTTGCGGCCGAGCAGCGTCGCGCGAGGGAGTCGGTCGCCGGAGCAACGCGGAGGCGACCGACGAGGCTGGGGAGGCGCGAGGTGCGGTGCGGGGCGGGACTCGAAGGGGCAGCCGCGAGGGCGAAGGCGCGCGACGTAAGCACCGCAGGAGCGAACGCAGTGAGCGACGAGGAGCGTGGTTCGAGAGAGCGAAGCTCTCTCGTCATCACGAAAGGCGCTTCGCGCCTTTCGAACGACAGCGAGCGCACCGAGTCCTCGCGGCTGGGGCTTCGGTGGTCTCCGCATCGAAAGTGGCTCGACCGTACCGCACAACGGGAATCCCGAAGCGTTCCGCTCACCCGTCTCCGATCGATTATACCACCTGCTCGCCGTCGTCGTCGTACACTTCGATCGCGTCGACGGGGCAGCTTCGGGCCGCGAACTTCGCGTCCAGTTCTTCGCCGTCTGGGACTTCGACGACGAACAGATCCGGCTCAGCCTCGGTACTGTCGGCGAGGTCCGCCTTCCCGTCGTTCAGGTTCTTCTCGAAGGCGTCCCACTCGGCGACGCACTGGAACATTCCGACGCAGGTGTCGCGGTCGAACTCGACGCGCATACTGTGGGTACGAACAGCGAGTACAAAGCCGTGGCGGGGTTCCCGCGCCCCGGTCGGAACCCCCGTTCCGTGACGGTTCCCGTACGCCGGGAGATCTCCCGGACGATGAGGGTATGTCACCTCCCGACCGTAGTGAAATCGCCCGCTGACGCCGACGCCCTCCGCCGTTCTCCGCCGGGCCGTTTTTAATCCGGACGCGCGTTTCCCCCGCATGGAACCGGACGGACACGCGCTCCGATCGGCGCTCTACAAGCGCGCGGACGTGTTTCGGAGCCTCGCCGACGCGCCCGCGAGCAAGCCGGAACTCGTCGATCGGCTGTCGAGTTCGCGGTCGACGGTCGACCGCGCAATCGCCGATCTGGAAGACGTCGACTGCGTCGAGTCGTGCGGCGGGACGTACTCTCTCACCGCGACGGGTCGGTTCGCACTCGCCGAACACGACCGCTACGCGGCCGCAACGCGGACGGTCGAGCGGGCGGCCCCGCTGTTGAACGAGCTCCCGGACGACGCGTCGCTTCCGTCGGCGTTCCTCACCGGGGCGACCGTGACCGTCGCGGACCCGCACGCGCCGTCCGAGGCGGCGACGGCGAGCAGCGAACTCCTCGAACGGGCGACGGCGATGCGGGGGCTGGCTCCGACCGTGCTCAAGTCGGACGTGTTCATCCTGAACCGGGCGCTCGATCGCGAAGGACTCAACGTGGAGGTGATCGCCGAGCCGGAGGTGGTCGAGGCGCTCTCCGCGCTCTCTGACACGCCGGTCGCGTCGCTCGTCTCCCGCAACTCCTTCTCTCTGTACCGCAGCGCGGGTCCGCTCCCGTACGCGCTGTGGCTGATCGAGACCCCGGAGGGGGACCACGCGGGGATCACGTTCCGACAGACCGGAGACGCCACCGGGATGGTGGTGAACGACTCGCCGGCCGCGGTCGAATGGGCGGACGCGGAGCTGACGTCGCGCCGCGAGGCGGCCACTCCCATCGATCGCCCGGTTTAATTCGCTCGCGGTCGATACCACCGACGATGACCACCGTCTGGCTCGTCGACCGGCAGTTCGACTCGAAGGGGCTCGTCCGGCTCACCTACGCCACCGAGGACGGCGAACGGATGCACACGAAGGAGTTGGCCGAACAGCGGCTCGTCAC belongs to Halorubrum sp. DM2 and includes:
- a CDS encoding DUF5786 family protein; this translates as MGAYDEAEHERREKKTSEVDADFDAERPEYSGSLTYDSGDSTEALLDKFEELQGK
- a CDS encoding DUF5784 family protein; protein product: MAQPLRFRRSPGRWTADRVRSQIGHPLDENLGATAGDPWFAPPPGYEARRFDMDDGSSALFCWTDDDADPPPGTDGGPAGYWLGNTETPSDLWRTEKYGFDEAPYPVSRWAQRELLAALHDDEPWLADYPHVSWYFLPVFCSKDGAETSRAFFRDHAAGFPDATREAGTGFVEETLRPGVLDDYRETMAGKLGTSASPDLVRMSAAIAEFTAARILAEAGYGVTPEIEVTTGHSLDFRATDPDTGAGHLVEVTRPQPTAGRSANDPVAAVRDTVETKTSGQLAAHAGGVTLFVDCSSFPAEEWAAVRAAEPAVRHKPAVVYRAEPDGSIEGYRKGSVPLDLSGVVDPVS
- a CDS encoding DUF2795 domain-containing protein, which encodes MRLNGVDDRLERHQYPTTSEELIAAHGNATVELANGSERLGDVLERFGDQTFEDAEDVFTTLRAGVCHRGVGRRFYSDRDPTTDAEDGPSPVSF
- a CDS encoding PHP domain-containing protein, which translates into the protein MPADSADSADSADPVVADLHAHTTVSDGTLTLDQVPAAASNAGVDWVAVTDHDRIHPGLDAPVVERDGVRIVRGIELRVDAGFERLDLLGYGVEHTDALDAEIDRLQRDRRERGAAILDAVEERLGVDLGVEPRAGLGRPHIARAVDESDAPYDYAAAFDELIGDDGPCYVAREVTPLDEGLDLLADACALVGLAHPFRYERVDEALSVARERDAVDAVERFYPYGRAVDDARIDRVAAEADLLKTGGTDAHERTLGVAGLTGSAFAPVRKRLPEPVPIEEGSAGATTDEQD
- a CDS encoding DUF6757 family protein; protein product: MRCHYCDREATYEAEQRGVVVGLCESHFKQRVEELAESDELAELRDRIDIESSE
- the hemB gene encoding porphobilinogen synthase, coding for MDLTDRPRRLRTDGVRPLVAETDLSASDLVAPVFVDATTDERVPIETMPGHERVPVEQAVDRVEEITETGVETVILFGVPESKDPEGSRAYADDGVVQRAIRRIDAETDATVIGDVCLCEYTDHGHCGVIEESAETDPTLTVKNDETLDLLAKTAVSQADAGADVVAPSAMTDGQVGAIREALDDAGHEGVAVLSYAAKYESAFYGPFRDAADGAPAFGDRRHYQMDPANRREALREARLDAEQGADVLMVKPGLPYLDIVGDLRREFDRPIAAYNVSGEYAMLHAAAEKGWLDLEATALESLTALKRAGADLIITYFAEDVADHL
- a CDS encoding ferredoxin, with the protein product MRVEFDRDTCVGMFQCVAEWDAFEKNLNDGKADLADSTEAEPDLFVVEVPDGEELDAKFAARSCPVDAIEVYDDDGEQVV